A window from Prochlorococcus marinus CUG1435 encodes these proteins:
- the pdxA gene encoding 4-hydroxythreonine-4-phosphate dehydrogenase PdxA, which yields MNFQSTNNKTKIVLSVGDESGVGPEIILKALCSSEIPENVDFILIGSKKNLQNTYTNLRSLGLRNLADPNNLQINDSEISSSNNQSKSSYGDSSFYYLTKAIEIVKKHPNSALVTGPICKKSWSLAGHYFTGQTEVLAKSFGVKNVGMLFTAKSPITGWRFNTLLATTHIALSEVPKKLDTKLIHTKLDLFKEFCFQYTKKPTLKVAGLNPHAGEEGILGNEEKNWLNDALIAWNEKNSEIKLLGPISPDSCWSSSAKAWRHKNAEKHDGILAMYHDQGLIPMKVIALNYSVNTTIGLPIIRTSPDHGTGFDIAGKGVAQCQSMIEAIKTAIEMTNNSRLLDTH from the coding sequence ATGAATTTTCAAAGTACAAATAATAAGACAAAAATAGTTTTAAGCGTAGGAGATGAGTCTGGAGTAGGACCTGAAATTATTTTAAAAGCTCTTTGTTCTTCTGAGATACCAGAAAATGTTGATTTTATATTAATTGGTTCAAAAAAAAATTTACAAAATACATATACAAATCTTAGATCTTTAGGTTTAAGAAACCTAGCAGATCCTAATAATTTACAAATTAATGATTCAGAAATTTCATCATCCAATAATCAATCTAAATCAAGTTATGGGGATTCCAGTTTCTATTACTTAACAAAAGCAATTGAAATTGTAAAAAAACATCCAAATTCTGCACTTGTGACTGGACCGATTTGTAAGAAATCATGGTCACTCGCTGGTCATTACTTCACTGGCCAAACAGAAGTCTTAGCAAAATCTTTTGGAGTAAAAAATGTTGGAATGTTATTTACAGCTAAATCACCAATTACAGGTTGGAGATTTAACACCTTACTGGCTACAACCCACATAGCACTTAGTGAGGTTCCAAAAAAATTAGATACAAAATTAATCCATACTAAATTAGATCTTTTCAAAGAGTTTTGTTTTCAATACACTAAAAAACCTACTTTGAAAGTTGCAGGATTGAATCCTCATGCTGGCGAAGAAGGTATTTTGGGTAATGAAGAAAAAAACTGGCTTAATGATGCCTTGATTGCTTGGAATGAAAAGAATAGTGAAATTAAATTATTGGGACCTATATCACCAGATAGCTGTTGGAGTTCTTCCGCCAAAGCTTGGAGACACAAAAATGCTGAGAAGCATGATGGCATTCTTGCTATGTATCATGATCAAGGCTTAATACCAATGAAGGTTATAGCTCTTAATTATTCAGTAAACACTACAATAGGTTTGCCTATCATACGAACCTCCCCAGATCATGGCACAGGATTCGATATTGCTGGCAAGGGGGTAGCACAATGCCAAAGCATGATTGAGGCTATAAAAACTGCAATTGAAATGACTAACAATTCAAGACTGCTTGACACGCATTAA
- a CDS encoding NAD-dependent epimerase/dehydratase family protein encodes MTNIASSLKNKSKFLILGCGFSGSFFAKTIRKLGCIALTSSRSEKKDPNSFVFNSENNSIPSERIFDGVTHILSCIPPGKNGSDPVLGSLKSKLKSLSLEWVGYLSTTGVYGNTKGDWVSEMNQPQPFQNRSHKRLNCEKEWIESGLPVQIFRLPGIYGPGRSTFEAIRNQKIRVISKKDQVFSRIHVADIANAIIYLLQNKDSLKYHQIINIADDEPCSQVEVIQYCYDLLGLKMPKPILFEDAKKELSPIAQSFWMENRRVSNKLLCETLGYKLIYKNYKVGLNNCFLNIEINKNK; translated from the coding sequence ATGACGAATATCGCAAGCTCACTAAAAAATAAAAGTAAATTTTTAATCTTAGGATGCGGTTTTAGCGGTAGTTTCTTTGCAAAAACCATCAGAAAATTAGGTTGTATTGCTTTGACAAGTTCGAGATCTGAAAAGAAAGATCCAAATAGTTTTGTTTTTAATAGTGAAAATAATTCCATTCCTAGTGAAAGAATTTTTGATGGTGTCACTCATATTCTTAGTTGCATTCCTCCGGGCAAAAATGGTAGCGATCCAGTACTGGGAAGTCTTAAAAGCAAACTAAAAAGTCTATCCCTCGAATGGGTTGGATATTTATCTACCACAGGAGTATATGGGAATACTAAAGGTGATTGGGTCTCAGAGATGAATCAACCTCAGCCTTTTCAAAACAGAAGTCATAAAAGATTAAATTGCGAAAAAGAATGGATTGAATCTGGTTTGCCCGTTCAGATTTTTAGGTTACCTGGTATTTATGGACCTGGAAGATCCACTTTTGAAGCGATAAGAAATCAAAAAATTCGCGTTATTTCGAAAAAAGATCAAGTATTTTCAAGAATTCATGTAGCTGATATTGCAAATGCAATTATCTATCTTTTACAAAATAAAGACTCTTTAAAGTATCACCAAATTATTAATATTGCAGATGATGAACCATGTTCTCAGGTGGAAGTGATTCAATATTGCTACGATCTTCTTGGCTTAAAAATGCCAAAGCCAATTTTATTTGAGGATGCAAAAAAAGAATTATCACCTATTGCTCAATCCTTTTGGATGGAAAATAGAAGAGTTTCCAATAAACTATTGTGCGAAACACTTGGATATAAACTAATTTATAAAAACTATAAAGTAGGCTTGAACAATTGTTTTTTAAATATTGAAATTAACAAAAACAAATAA
- a CDS encoding transcription factor TFIID: MMKTAVRADLKSKSFFTSKSYARLNEKEISLVDFKFYQKLFVVLISLSTILIFPESPRELENICESYNPRDLCNVW; encoded by the coding sequence ATGATGAAGACTGCTGTTAGAGCTGATTTAAAATCAAAATCTTTTTTCACTAGTAAAAGTTATGCTCGTCTGAACGAAAAAGAAATCAGTTTAGTTGATTTTAAATTCTACCAAAAACTATTTGTTGTTCTCATTTCTTTGTCTACAATTTTAATATTCCCAGAATCTCCAAGAGAATTGGAAAACATTTGTGAAAGTTATAATCCTAGAGATTTATGTAATGTTTGGTAG
- a CDS encoding HNH endonuclease — MHINDAVFLEDLCPKFRLRQWRKSIHRFTGKSCIYCGKPSESIDHVLPRSQGGLSTTENCVPACLSCNGDKSDKNAFYWYRRQKFYDPRRAMAIRAWLEGDLRLAIRLLQWANPNFNVNINSESDESKYKAA, encoded by the coding sequence ATGCATATTAATGATGCGGTGTTTTTAGAGGATTTATGTCCTAAGTTCAGATTGAGACAATGGCGAAAGTCAATTCATAGATTTACAGGAAAAAGTTGTATATATTGTGGAAAGCCATCTGAATCAATTGATCATGTTTTACCACGTAGCCAAGGTGGCTTGAGCACCACAGAAAACTGTGTGCCTGCATGTCTTTCTTGTAATGGAGATAAATCAGATAAAAATGCTTTTTATTGGTATAGAAGACAAAAATTTTACGATCCTAGAAGAGCTATGGCTATAAGAGCTTGGTTAGAAGGAGATTTAAGATTAGCAATAAGATTATTGCAATGGGCGAATCCTAATTTTAACGTAAATATTAATTCTGAATCAGATGAATCAAAATATAAAGCAGCTTGA
- a CDS encoding secretion system protein, which produces MQGFKKKLIFLTLGIISPLSLQSHKVIAGTFGAEIFCTMRDGGNDHESSWEAAYTYIKKQKGGIFKVSPKQAASQITESVIRDKETFNYCVEYLDKLHPNRKLLRDLQKEQEKKDKEAQKQENKRKRLEKELEKANEDFSDETIERYSY; this is translated from the coding sequence ATGCAAGGATTTAAAAAAAAATTAATTTTTTTAACCCTCGGGATAATTTCTCCTCTATCACTTCAATCACATAAAGTTATTGCTGGCACATTTGGTGCAGAAATTTTCTGTACTATGAGAGATGGTGGAAATGATCATGAAAGTAGTTGGGAAGCAGCGTACACATATATAAAAAAGCAAAAAGGAGGCATTTTCAAAGTTTCACCGAAACAGGCAGCATCACAAATAACTGAATCAGTGATAAGAGATAAAGAAACCTTTAATTATTGTGTTGAATACCTTGATAAACTTCATCCAAATAGAAAACTGTTAAGGGATTTACAAAAAGAACAAGAAAAGAAAGACAAAGAAGCTCAAAAACAAGAAAACAAGAGAAAAAGGTTAGAAAAAGAATTAGAAAAAGCTAATGAAGATTTTTCAGATGAGACAATTGAAAGATACAGTTATTAA
- a CDS encoding AbrB family transcriptional regulator — translation MPNINLIYYLIAGGVFGALALKTGIPAAPLAGSLIGASILSISGKVDVAEWPIGTRTILEIGIGTVIGTSLTKDSLVDLQSLWRPAILITFTLVITGLALGLWTSRLLKIDVITTILGAAPGGISGMSLVGSEYGVGAAVATLHAVRLITVLLILPLVVKCLNLFGVIKS, via the coding sequence ATGCCAAACATAAACCTAATATACTATCTAATCGCAGGTGGAGTTTTTGGAGCTTTAGCTCTAAAAACAGGTATACCTGCAGCTCCACTTGCAGGATCTTTAATTGGAGCAAGCATACTTAGCATCAGTGGCAAAGTCGATGTAGCAGAGTGGCCAATTGGAACAAGAACAATACTAGAAATTGGAATTGGAACAGTTATTGGTACATCGTTAACCAAAGATTCACTCGTTGATCTTCAAAGCCTATGGAGACCAGCCATTTTAATAACTTTTACTTTAGTTATTACAGGATTAGCACTTGGATTATGGACAAGCAGACTACTCAAAATAGATGTAATAACAACAATTCTAGGTGCTGCACCAGGAGGTATAAGCGGTATGAGTCTCGTAGGGTCTGAATATGGAGTAGGAGCTGCAGTGGCAACTCTGCACGCAGTAAGATTGATTACTGTGCTCTTAATTCTTCCTCTAGTTGTGAAATGCTTAAACTTATTTGGAGTAATAAAATCATAA
- a CDS encoding alanine--glyoxylate aminotransferase family protein encodes MIPGPTPVPEKVLQALSKHPIGHRSKEFQDLVESTTKNLQWLHQTQNDVLTITGSGTAAMEAGIINTLSKGDKVICGENGKFGERWVKVAQEFGLEVIKIDSEWGTPLNPEEFKQLLEDDKQKEIKAVILTHSETSTGVINDLETISSYIREHKTALSIIDCVTSLGACNVPVDEWHLDIVASGSQKGYMVPPGLSFISMSPKAWEATEKSNLPKFYLNLKSYKKSLLTNSNPYTPAVNLVFALDEALKMMREEGLKNIFLRHNKHKLAMSNAIKALNLKLFADEKYLSPSITAIKTEGMDAEEFRKTIKNKFDILLAGGQDHLKGKIFRVGHLGYVNDRDIITVISAISNVLLDLGKITPQEAGKSLLVASRYLYGD; translated from the coding sequence CAGTCCCAGAAAAAGTTTTACAAGCATTAAGCAAGCATCCAATAGGCCATCGGAGTAAAGAATTTCAAGACCTCGTAGAAAGTACTACAAAAAATTTGCAATGGCTTCATCAAACTCAAAATGACGTACTAACAATTACCGGCAGTGGGACTGCCGCAATGGAAGCTGGAATAATAAATACTTTAAGTAAAGGTGATAAGGTAATTTGTGGAGAAAATGGAAAATTTGGCGAAAGATGGGTAAAAGTTGCGCAGGAATTTGGGTTAGAAGTAATAAAAATTGATTCCGAATGGGGAACTCCACTTAATCCAGAAGAATTCAAACAATTATTAGAAGACGATAAACAAAAAGAAATAAAAGCTGTAATTTTAACCCATTCCGAAACCTCAACAGGTGTAATTAATGATCTAGAAACTATAAGCTCATATATTCGGGAACACAAAACAGCATTATCTATTATTGACTGCGTCACAAGTCTTGGTGCTTGTAATGTACCTGTAGATGAATGGCATTTAGATATCGTTGCCTCTGGATCCCAGAAGGGATACATGGTACCACCAGGTCTAAGTTTTATATCAATGAGCCCAAAAGCATGGGAAGCTACAGAAAAATCTAATTTACCAAAATTTTATTTAAATTTAAAATCCTATAAAAAAAGTCTTTTAACCAATAGTAATCCATATACTCCAGCAGTTAATTTAGTTTTTGCTTTAGATGAAGCTTTAAAAATGATGAGAGAAGAAGGCTTAAAAAACATTTTTCTGAGACATAATAAACACAAATTGGCGATGAGCAATGCTATCAAGGCTTTAAATCTTAAATTATTTGCTGATGAAAAATATTTAAGCCCTTCAATTACAGCGATAAAAACGGAGGGGATGGATGCTGAAGAATTCAGAAAAACAATAAAAAATAAATTTGATATCTTACTCGCTGGTGGCCAAGATCATTTAAAAGGCAAAATATTTAGAGTCGGTCATCTAGGTTACGTAAATGATAGAGATATTATTACGGTAATTTCTGCTATAAGTAATGTACTTCTAGATCTAGGGAAAATAACACCTCAAGAAGCTGGTAAATCATTATTAGTGGCATCTAGATATCTTTATGGAGATTAG